The Trichosurus vulpecula isolate mTriVul1 chromosome 4, mTriVul1.pri, whole genome shotgun sequence genome contains a region encoding:
- the ASCL5 gene encoding achaete-scute homolog 5: protein MNNNFCRALVDRRSVASPSCMQLGIVAPPGHSHLPPTESLMSMPFLLYPSNVEPAYYDTYSGVFPYVPFHGPFGVYDYPFEPAFIQKRNERERQRVKCVNEGYARLRGHLPGALAEKRLSKVETLRAAIRYIKYLQDLLSTAPEGTASTASGNLLSGGPAPNPPPGPLTDCTSDGESKASSSQVPESSSSSYFSSSPFCESEESSH from the coding sequence ATGAACAATAATTTCTGCCGGGCCTTGGTGGACCGGAGGTCCGTGGCTTCCCCCAGCTGTATGCAGCTGGGGATTGTGGCCCCTCCTGGGCATTCCCACCTCCCCCCGACAGAGTCTTTAATGAGCATGCCTTTCCTGCTGTACCCCAGCAATGTGGAGCCAGCCTATTATGACACATATAGTGGGGTGTTCCCCTATGTCCCGTTCCATGGCCCCTTTGGAGTCTATGACTACCCATTTGAGCCAGCCTTCATCCAGAAACGCaatgagagggagaggcagagggtaaagTGTGTCAACGAGGGATACGCCCGACTTCGGGGGCACCTTCCAGGTGCACTAGCAGAGAAGAGACTCAGCAAAGTGGAGACCCTTCGAGCTGCCATCCGATACATCAAATACCTACAAGACCTTCTTAGCACAGCACCAGAGGGCACGGCTTCCACGGCTAGCGGTAATCTCCTGAGTGGAGGACCAGCTCCCAACCCTCCTCCTGGCCCTCTGACGGACTGCACCAGTGATGGTGAATCCAAGGCCTCTTCCTCCCAGGTCCCAGAGTCTTCCTCTTCATCTTACTTTTCCTCATCCCCTTTCTGTGAATCAGAGGAATCTAGCCACTAG